The Vicia villosa cultivar HV-30 ecotype Madison, WI linkage group LG1, Vvil1.0, whole genome shotgun sequence genome includes a region encoding these proteins:
- the LOC131643900 gene encoding protein SLOW WALKER 1-like, translating to MEETKVSKNFPVKPNLKTKPRTPKQTSESKYWSSFKTQQIPKLLSIPSIAFSPTPPHSFAAANSTSLSIFSSQTLTQTAKISSFRDVVSSVSFRNDARLIAASDLSGLVQVFDVATRSCLRRLRSHNRPVRFVHFPKHDKLHLVSGGDDALVKYWDVAEETMIHEFYGHKDYVRCGDSSPVNSDTFVTGSYDHLVKLWDVRVRDSSKAALDINHGSPVEDVVFLPSGGMVATAGGNSVKLWDLIGGGKLLYSMESHNKTVTSICVGRIGKDSGEESDQYRIMSVGLDGYLKVFDYGSMKVTYSMRFPAPLLSIGYSPDCSTRVIGTSNGTIYAAKRKIKEGEIEESKDNSFWRIKPVESNEKKVLRSNYYRYFQRGQGEKPAEDDYLVMKQKKVKLTAHDKLLNKFRHGEALVCVLEGKNPGYVVAVMEELVSRKKLLRCVSDLDSEKLELLLAFLHKYCTVPKYSRLLMGLANKVVEMRADDIRASEVLKKHIRNLKGTVEAEIRIQQSLQEIQGIISPLLRIAGRR from the coding sequence ATGGAGGAAACCAAAGTATCCAAAAACTTCCCAGTAAAACCAAATCTCAAAACCAAACCCCGAACTCCAAAACAAACCTCCGAATCCAAATACTGGTCCTCCTTCAAAACCCAACAAATCCCCAAACTCCTCTCCATCCCTTCCATCGCCTTCTCACCAACTCCCCCTCACTCCTTCGCCGCCGCTAACTCAACCTCCCTCTCCATCTTCAGCTCCCAAACCCTCACCCAAACCGCCAAAATATCCTCCTTCCGCGACGTCGTCTCGTCGGTCTCCTTCCGTAACGATGCTCGCCTCATTGCCGCCTCTGACCTCTCCGGTCTCGTTCAGGTCTTCGATGTCGCCACGCGTAGTTGTCTCCGGAGACTCCGATCTCATAATCGACCTGTTCGGTTTGTTCATTTTCCGAAGCATGACAAGCTTCATCTTGTTTCTGGTGGTGATGATGCGCTTGTCAAGTATTGGGATGTTGCTGAGGAGACTATGATTCATGAGTTTTACGGGCATAAGGATTATGTGAGATGCGGTGATTCGTCTCCGGTTAATTCGGATACTTTCGTTACTGGTTCGTATGATCATTTAGTCAAGCTTTGGGATGTTAGGGTTAGGGATTCGTCGAAAGCAGCATTGGATATTAACCATGGGTCTCCTGTGGAGGATGTTGTTTTCTTGCCGTCTGGAGGGATGGTCGCGACGGCTGGTGGGAATTCTGTTAAGCTTTGGGACTTGATCGGAGGTGGGAAGTTACTCTATTCCATGGAGAGTCACAACAAGACTGTGACTTCGATTTGTGTTGGTCGAATCGGGAAGGATTCCGGGGAGGAATCGGATCAATATAGAATAATGAGTGTTGGGTTGGATGGTTATTTGAAGGTGTTTGATTATGGTTCTATGAAGGTTACTTATTCGATGAGGTTCCCTGCGCCGCTTTTGTCTATTGGGTATTCGCCGGATTGTTCTACTAGAGTGATTGGAACTTCGAATGGAACAATTTATGCTGCAAAGAGGAAGATAAAGGAGGGTGAGATTGAGGAGAGTAAGGATAATTCGTTTTGGAGGATTAAGCCTGTGGAGAGTAATGAAAAGAAGGTTTTGAGAAGTAATTACTATAGGTATTTTCAAAGAGGGCAAGGAGAGAAACCGGCTGAGGATGATTACTTGGTTATGAAGCAGAAGAAAGTGAAGTTGACAGCACATGATAAGCTTTTGAACAAGTTTAGGCACGGGGAGGCTCTAGTATGTGTGTTGGAAGGTAAGAATCCTGGCTACGTGGTTGCTGTGATGGAGGAATTGGTGTCTAGGAAGAAACTGTTGAGGTGTGTTTCTGATTTGGATTCGGAGAAGCTGGAACTGCTTTTGGCTTTCTTGCATAAGTATTGTACTGTGCCTAAATATTCTAGGTTGTTAATGGGATTGGCCAATAAGGTTGTTGAAATGAGGGCTGATGATATTAGGGCTTCTGAAGTTCTCAAGAAACATATAAGAAATCTCAAGGGTACTGTGGAGGCGGAGATACGGATTCAACAGTCTTTGCAAGAGATACAAGGGATAATTTCTCCTCTGTTGAGGATTGCTGGAAGGAGATGA